One window of the Rhodococcus sovatensis genome contains the following:
- a CDS encoding NAD-glutamate dehydrogenase, translated as MPNSAGTTDIDWTNELPGELSSKLPEVRSAYFAHVDLADLDGTVVAPEQTMFRLHLQLGALRQPGQANVRLHVPDGDGANTAAGFALQIVTDDMPLLVESVVSQLSRLGVDVTEIVHPILSVSRDVNGKLENVGPGNGRSTPGTIRESWMHLQLNPAVSNSVRDSIEDAISRVLTDVREVVGDTDAMRENQTTVAHTLENAAAEREGSAAAELRDAADLLRWLADGHYTLLGYRRYTVTRSSDGAVTAAPEEGSGLGVLRQERQGVSDSWTLDDHTELVTLTQGSSPATVHRAVYPYFVTLFDSAAPELGEHRFVGVFTVTALHENVLDIPVIERRVRSVIDRAGYDLGSFSGQAMLEVLQSMPRSELFATGVDALYETATAVLALGRKRKVKIFLREDSGGAFVSALVYLPRDRYTTRVRLAVQNRLLAELHGSGIDYTARVTESDLALLHVTVRRDQDRSDTVDLSRSNIARIESLLTEAIRTWEDGLAEAVSQNEAIDSVVASRYAEALPEAYKQDFGPERAVSDIARFEKLADGAIDMQLYRNVDSEVGSWRFSLYIGGRGVSLSQVLPVLQSLGVEVDDERPYPVVRPDGMQCWIYDFGVSASREMLLAAIDGDLDSELQAAGSADRESRVQLRFTDAFTAVWEARAEADRFNELVMRAGLDWRQAQILRAYAKYLRQAAFPYSQFNIEGVLLAHPRTSRLLVGLFEAQFDPERASDERSDALDAELRSLIDEVISLDADRILRAIFELIRATLRTNYYVVDSSGTGREFLSLKFDPQQIAELPKPKPTFEIFVYSPRVEGVHLRFGEVARGGLRWSDRREDFRTEVLGLAKAQMVKNAVIVPVGAKGGFVVKRPPAVTGDAAADRSATAQEGQACYRLFIAGLLDVTDNLDRASGSVIPPERVVRRDGDDTYLVVAADKGTATFSDMANSVAAEYGFWLGDAFASGGSAGYDHKAMGITAKGAWESVKRHFREIGVDTQTQDFTVVGVGDMSGDVFGNGMLLSRHIGLVAAFDHRHIFLDPNPNRPRAYAERERLFALPRSSWADYDTSLISAGGGVWDKTVKSIPISPQARASLGLGESVTSLSPPALVRAILMAPADLLWNGGIGTYIKASSESNAEVGDKSNDAVRVNGNEIRATVVGEGGNLGATALGRIEYDMSGGRINTDAVDNSAGVDCSDHEVNIKILLEAAIADGTLDRGDRDQLLASMTDEVGRLVLRDNFMQNELLGTSRSDASALLTVHGRVIDDLEARRGLDRELEALPSKAEIRKRKGEGRGLTSPELATLMAHVKLSLESDLLASELPDSDAFAPRLPKYFPAPLREPFRDAITSHALRRQLVATTLTNETVDRGGITYVYRLAEDAGATGTDAVRAFAAATAIFDLENLWEDIRSAGIPTASSDELLLESRRVLDRVARWLLTNRPQPLAVGAEISRYAGKVAALSGLVGGWIDGHQARDLDGRVESSVSRGAPRALASKVYRLLDVFCLLDVIDVADITDHEPDEVAELYFALDAHIGVDWLLTSVSGLARGDRWHSLARLALRDDLYSSLRAITKEVLLGGEPHESAAEKIAEWETTNASRLARARAALGEIADSGTLDLATLSVAARQVRSMVP; from the coding sequence ATGCCGAACTCGGCGGGTACGACGGACATCGACTGGACGAACGAACTGCCGGGGGAGCTCTCCTCCAAGTTGCCGGAGGTGAGATCGGCATATTTTGCGCACGTCGACCTCGCCGATCTCGACGGCACGGTCGTCGCGCCTGAACAGACGATGTTCCGATTGCACCTGCAACTCGGAGCGTTGCGACAACCAGGCCAGGCCAACGTGCGGTTGCATGTTCCCGACGGCGACGGCGCGAATACCGCGGCGGGGTTCGCGCTGCAGATCGTCACCGATGACATGCCTCTGCTCGTCGAGTCGGTCGTGTCACAGCTGTCGAGACTCGGTGTCGACGTCACCGAGATCGTTCACCCGATCCTGTCCGTATCGCGGGATGTGAACGGCAAGCTGGAAAACGTAGGGCCGGGAAACGGGCGTTCGACGCCCGGAACCATCCGTGAATCCTGGATGCATCTGCAGCTCAACCCTGCGGTGTCGAACTCTGTTCGCGACTCGATCGAAGATGCGATTTCGCGAGTGTTGACCGACGTCCGCGAAGTCGTCGGGGACACCGACGCGATGCGGGAGAACCAGACGACCGTCGCGCACACTCTCGAGAACGCGGCAGCCGAACGAGAGGGGAGCGCTGCCGCCGAACTGCGCGATGCAGCCGACTTGCTGAGGTGGCTCGCCGACGGCCACTACACACTGCTCGGGTATCGCCGCTACACCGTGACGAGGTCCTCTGACGGTGCCGTGACGGCAGCGCCCGAGGAGGGCAGTGGTCTCGGCGTATTGAGGCAGGAGCGTCAGGGTGTCTCCGATTCGTGGACCTTGGACGACCACACGGAACTTGTCACCCTCACACAGGGATCGAGCCCGGCGACGGTGCATCGCGCGGTCTACCCCTACTTCGTGACACTGTTCGATTCCGCTGCGCCCGAACTGGGGGAGCACCGTTTCGTCGGGGTATTCACCGTGACGGCACTACACGAGAACGTCCTCGATATTCCCGTCATCGAACGGCGGGTGCGGTCGGTGATCGATCGCGCAGGCTACGACCTCGGATCCTTCTCCGGCCAGGCGATGCTCGAAGTTCTTCAGTCGATGCCGCGCTCGGAACTGTTCGCCACCGGCGTCGATGCGCTGTACGAGACTGCGACCGCCGTGCTGGCCCTGGGCCGCAAGCGCAAAGTGAAGATATTTCTCCGCGAGGATTCGGGCGGGGCCTTCGTGTCGGCGTTGGTGTACCTGCCCCGAGACCGGTACACGACGCGTGTGCGGCTGGCAGTCCAGAATCGCCTGCTGGCAGAACTGCATGGTTCGGGCATCGACTACACCGCCCGCGTGACCGAATCGGACCTCGCTCTGCTGCATGTGACGGTGCGACGCGATCAGGACCGTTCGGATACGGTGGATCTCTCGCGGAGCAACATTGCTCGGATCGAATCCTTGCTCACCGAGGCGATCAGAACGTGGGAAGACGGTCTTGCCGAAGCAGTCTCACAGAACGAGGCTATCGACTCCGTAGTCGCCTCGCGATACGCAGAAGCCCTACCGGAGGCCTACAAGCAGGACTTCGGCCCTGAGCGCGCCGTGTCCGACATTGCACGGTTCGAGAAGCTGGCGGACGGCGCCATCGACATGCAGCTGTACCGAAATGTCGATTCGGAGGTCGGAAGCTGGCGGTTCAGCCTGTACATCGGAGGACGCGGGGTGTCCCTGAGTCAGGTCCTTCCGGTTCTGCAGAGCCTCGGGGTGGAGGTGGACGACGAGCGGCCGTACCCGGTTGTTCGGCCGGACGGAATGCAATGCTGGATATACGATTTCGGAGTCTCGGCATCGCGCGAGATGTTGTTGGCGGCGATCGACGGAGACCTGGATTCGGAATTGCAGGCCGCAGGTTCGGCGGATCGCGAGTCCCGCGTACAACTTCGATTCACCGACGCGTTCACTGCAGTGTGGGAGGCGCGCGCAGAGGCAGACAGGTTCAACGAGCTCGTCATGCGTGCCGGACTGGATTGGCGTCAGGCGCAGATTTTGCGGGCATACGCAAAGTACCTGCGGCAGGCAGCTTTCCCTTACAGTCAGTTCAACATCGAAGGGGTGTTGCTGGCCCATCCGCGCACCTCACGGCTGTTGGTGGGATTGTTCGAAGCGCAGTTCGACCCGGAGCGCGCCTCCGACGAACGGTCCGATGCACTCGATGCCGAGTTGAGGTCCCTGATCGACGAGGTGATCAGCCTCGATGCCGATCGTATTCTGCGCGCGATCTTCGAACTGATCCGCGCAACGCTGAGGACCAACTACTACGTCGTCGACAGCTCCGGTACCGGCCGCGAATTCCTCTCGCTCAAGTTCGATCCGCAGCAGATCGCCGAATTGCCCAAGCCCAAACCGACGTTCGAGATCTTCGTGTACTCACCTCGGGTCGAGGGCGTGCATCTGCGTTTCGGTGAGGTCGCTCGAGGCGGATTGCGATGGTCCGACCGTCGTGAGGATTTCCGAACAGAAGTCCTCGGATTGGCCAAGGCGCAGATGGTCAAGAATGCCGTCATCGTGCCGGTGGGGGCCAAGGGTGGATTCGTCGTCAAACGGCCTCCCGCAGTGACGGGCGATGCGGCGGCGGATCGGAGCGCGACGGCACAGGAGGGCCAGGCCTGCTACCGGTTGTTCATCGCGGGTCTGTTGGACGTGACCGACAATCTGGATCGAGCGAGTGGGTCCGTCATCCCTCCCGAGCGGGTCGTTCGCCGTGACGGTGACGACACCTATCTCGTCGTCGCCGCGGACAAAGGCACCGCGACCTTCTCGGACATGGCCAATTCGGTTGCCGCAGAATACGGTTTCTGGCTGGGAGACGCCTTCGCCTCGGGCGGATCAGCAGGCTACGACCACAAAGCAATGGGGATCACCGCCAAGGGTGCGTGGGAGAGCGTCAAACGCCACTTCCGTGAGATTGGGGTCGACACGCAGACCCAGGATTTCACGGTCGTCGGTGTCGGCGACATGAGTGGCGATGTCTTCGGCAACGGAATGCTGCTGAGCAGGCACATCGGGCTCGTCGCGGCGTTCGATCACCGACACATCTTTCTGGACCCGAACCCGAACCGGCCGCGCGCATACGCCGAACGTGAGCGGTTGTTCGCGCTGCCTCGGTCGTCGTGGGCGGACTACGACACCTCACTGATCTCCGCCGGCGGCGGGGTGTGGGACAAGACCGTCAAATCGATTCCGATCAGTCCCCAGGCCCGTGCGTCCCTCGGGCTGGGCGAGAGCGTCACGTCGTTGTCGCCGCCCGCGCTCGTCCGAGCCATTCTGATGGCACCTGCTGACCTGTTGTGGAACGGCGGGATCGGGACCTACATCAAGGCGTCGAGCGAATCGAACGCCGAGGTGGGGGACAAGTCGAACGATGCTGTTCGGGTGAACGGCAACGAGATCAGAGCAACGGTGGTGGGCGAGGGCGGCAACTTGGGTGCCACGGCACTCGGCCGAATCGAGTACGACATGTCCGGCGGGCGAATCAACACCGACGCCGTCGACAACTCGGCCGGTGTCGATTGCTCGGACCACGAGGTCAACATCAAGATTCTGCTGGAAGCAGCAATCGCCGACGGTACGCTCGATCGCGGCGATCGCGACCAGCTGCTCGCATCGATGACCGACGAGGTCGGACGCTTGGTGCTGCGGGACAACTTCATGCAGAACGAACTGCTCGGCACGTCGCGGTCCGATGCGTCTGCGTTGCTCACTGTCCACGGCCGGGTCATCGACGACCTGGAAGCTCGGCGTGGTTTGGACCGCGAACTCGAGGCTCTGCCGAGCAAAGCCGAGATCCGCAAGAGGAAAGGCGAGGGCCGCGGACTGACGTCCCCCGAACTCGCAACACTGATGGCGCATGTGAAGCTGAGTTTGGAGAGCGATCTTCTGGCCAGCGAGCTTCCCGACAGTGACGCGTTCGCTCCGAGATTGCCGAAGTATTTCCCAGCGCCACTACGCGAGCCGTTTCGCGACGCGATCACCTCGCACGCGCTTCGTCGGCAACTGGTGGCGACGACGCTGACGAACGAAACCGTCGACCGAGGCGGGATCACCTACGTCTACCGATTGGCCGAGGACGCCGGCGCCACCGGTACCGATGCCGTGCGTGCTTTCGCTGCTGCGACGGCGATCTTCGACCTCGAAAACCTCTGGGAGGACATACGATCGGCGGGTATTCCCACTGCGTCGTCGGACGAATTGCTCCTCGAGTCCAGGAGGGTTCTCGATCGGGTGGCCCGTTGGCTGCTGACAAATCGGCCGCAGCCGCTTGCAGTGGGCGCCGAAATCAGCAGATACGCAGGCAAAGTCGCGGCACTCAGTGGCCTGGTCGGAGGATGGATCGACGGTCACCAAGCGCGAGATCTCGACGGCCGTGTCGAGTCCTCGGTCAGCAGGGGCGCTCCGAGAGCGCTTGCTTCGAAGGTGTATCGGCTGCTCGACGTGTTCTGCCTTCTCGACGTCATCGATGTCGCGGACATCACCGACCACGAACCGGACGAAGTTGCGGAACTGTATTTCGCACTCGATGCACACATCGGTGTCGACTGGCTGCTGACCTCGGTGTCCGGACTGGCACGAGGGGATCGCTGGCATTCGCTGGCGCGTCTGGCGTTGCGCGACGACCTGTATTCATCGCTACGCGCGATCACCAAGGAAGTTCTACTCGGAGGTGAACCGCACGAGAGCGCGGCCGAGAAGATCGCGGAGTGGGAAACGACCAATGCGTCGCGGCTGGCCCGGGCCCGTGCGGCGCTCGGCGAGATCGCCGATTCCGGCACCCTGGATCTGGCGACACTGTCCGTCGCTGCACGCCAGGTTCGCAGCATGGTTCCCTAG
- a CDS encoding acyl-CoA thioesterase, whose product MSVPTDHLSDRRDPESRIGFHTSVEVRWSDMDVYQHINHARMVTLLEEARIPWLLIDGKPTANLRHGAVIADLHVKYRGQLRHEDGPLDVFMWVDKVRAVDFVAGYEVRAKGQSLDTPAAIVASTQIAAFDIDAQRLRRLTAEEREYLQSWQRV is encoded by the coding sequence GTGAGTGTCCCTACCGACCACCTGTCCGATAGGCGAGATCCGGAGAGCCGCATCGGTTTTCATACCAGCGTCGAAGTGCGCTGGTCGGACATGGACGTCTACCAGCACATCAACCATGCCCGCATGGTGACACTGCTCGAGGAGGCGCGGATACCGTGGCTCCTGATCGACGGCAAGCCGACTGCGAATCTGCGCCACGGGGCGGTGATCGCCGACCTACACGTGAAATATCGCGGACAGCTTCGTCATGAGGACGGGCCGCTGGACGTGTTCATGTGGGTCGACAAGGTGCGGGCAGTCGACTTCGTCGCCGGGTACGAGGTTCGTGCGAAAGGACAGTCCTTGGATACGCCCGCGGCGATCGTCGCGTCGACGCAGATCGCCGCGTTCGATATCGACGCGCAGCGGCTACGGCGGCTCACCGCCGAGGAACGCGAATACCTTCAGAGCTGGCAGCGTGTTTGA
- a CDS encoding alpha-amylase family glycosyl hydrolase: MGDRLADLATVADRLETEPWWKDAVFYQIYPRSFADSNGDGVGDLGGVRDKLGYLELLGIDAIWLSPVMRSPMADHGYDVSDPRAIDPLFGDLDVMDALIEEAHARDIKVTMDLVPNHTSDQHPWFVAALAAAPGSPERARYIFRDGTGPDGGEPPNNWPSIFGGPAWTRVRESDGSLGQWYLHIFTAEQPDLNWDNPEVFEDLTKTLRFWLDRGVDGFRIDVAHGMAKPAGLPDMNLELNALMRNDDDDPRFNNDAVHTIHRGIRKVMDEYEHSTTVGEIWVQDNEKFSEYIRPDELHLGFNFRLAEAAFDAVAIRDAVSNSLDAVSRVDGTPTWTLSNHDVVREVTRYGGGKRGTARARAMILLELALPGAVFVYNGAELGLPNADLPDSALQDPVWERSDHTERGRDGCRVPLPWEGSTPPFGFSTSADTWLPMPAEWASLTVEEQLEDVDSMLSLYRSAFELRALRPEFAGPGLDWYGSPPGCLAFRRRGGLICALNATDVPIPLPPGELLMSSAPVVDGQLPADAAAWLV; the protein is encoded by the coding sequence ATGGGTGATCGTTTGGCAGACTTGGCCACTGTGGCCGACCGACTCGAAACCGAACCATGGTGGAAAGATGCTGTCTTCTACCAGATCTACCCGCGTTCGTTTGCAGATTCCAACGGTGACGGCGTCGGTGACCTGGGCGGAGTACGCGACAAGCTCGGCTACCTCGAGTTGCTCGGTATCGATGCGATCTGGTTGAGCCCCGTGATGCGCTCGCCCATGGCCGATCACGGATACGACGTGTCGGATCCGCGCGCGATCGATCCACTGTTCGGCGACCTCGACGTCATGGACGCACTGATCGAGGAAGCGCATGCGCGCGACATCAAGGTCACGATGGACCTGGTTCCGAACCACACCAGCGATCAGCACCCGTGGTTCGTGGCCGCGCTCGCAGCGGCGCCGGGTAGCCCCGAGCGCGCGCGGTACATCTTTCGCGACGGCACCGGGCCCGACGGCGGCGAGCCGCCGAACAACTGGCCGAGCATCTTCGGCGGTCCGGCGTGGACACGAGTACGCGAGTCCGACGGGTCCCTGGGTCAGTGGTACCTACACATCTTCACCGCCGAGCAGCCCGATCTGAACTGGGACAATCCGGAAGTATTCGAGGATCTGACGAAGACACTTCGGTTCTGGCTCGATCGGGGCGTCGACGGTTTTCGTATCGACGTCGCTCACGGGATGGCCAAACCTGCGGGCCTGCCTGACATGAATCTCGAGCTCAACGCTCTGATGAGGAACGACGACGACGATCCGCGATTCAACAACGACGCGGTACACACTATTCACCGCGGAATTCGGAAGGTGATGGACGAGTACGAGCACTCGACCACCGTCGGGGAAATCTGGGTACAGGACAACGAGAAATTCAGCGAGTACATCCGACCCGACGAGTTGCATCTCGGCTTCAACTTCCGCTTGGCCGAGGCCGCATTCGACGCCGTGGCGATACGCGACGCGGTGTCCAACTCACTCGACGCAGTGTCGCGGGTGGATGGGACACCGACGTGGACGCTCTCCAACCACGACGTCGTGCGTGAAGTCACCCGCTACGGCGGTGGCAAGCGCGGAACAGCCAGGGCGCGGGCGATGATTCTGCTCGAATTGGCGCTTCCGGGTGCAGTATTCGTCTACAACGGCGCAGAGCTCGGTCTGCCGAACGCCGATCTACCCGACTCCGCTCTGCAGGATCCGGTCTGGGAGCGCTCGGATCACACCGAACGCGGCCGTGACGGTTGCCGAGTGCCGCTGCCGTGGGAAGGCTCGACACCTCCGTTCGGCTTCAGTACATCTGCCGACACTTGGCTGCCGATGCCCGCGGAGTGGGCGTCGCTGACGGTCGAGGAGCAACTGGAAGACGTCGATTCGATGCTCAGCCTGTACCGTTCGGCGTTCGAACTTCGAGCGTTGCGACCGGAGTTCGCCGGTCCGGGCCTCGATTGGTACGGGAGCCCTCCCGGTTGTCTTGCGTTCCGTCGACGCGGCGGACTGATCTGCGCACTCAACGCGACCGACGTACCCATACCGCTGCCTCCTGGCGAGCTGCTGATGTCGAGCGCCCCCGTGGTGGACGGCCAGTTGCCTGCCGACGCCGCAGCGTGGCTGGTCTGA
- a CDS encoding cupin domain-containing protein, protein MTEQSIEAVRLSEVMLQPSPINPDWILDGEPEARMAEWSRSVDGTTTTNVWDCTAGRFRWFFAVDEIVHIMDGSVTVSSDDHPARTLVAGDAALFRASTWSEWHVENYVRKHAILRQHLPPSLLLALKFSGNVRGALRRAKGLGRKEPVPSGL, encoded by the coding sequence ATGACCGAACAGTCGATCGAGGCAGTACGCCTGAGTGAAGTGATGCTGCAGCCCAGTCCCATCAACCCGGACTGGATCCTCGACGGTGAACCGGAGGCCCGCATGGCCGAGTGGTCACGCAGTGTGGATGGAACCACCACCACGAACGTCTGGGATTGCACAGCGGGCCGGTTCCGGTGGTTCTTCGCCGTCGACGAAATTGTGCACATCATGGACGGCTCGGTGACTGTGTCCTCGGACGATCATCCTGCGCGGACGCTTGTCGCGGGCGACGCGGCCCTGTTTCGTGCCAGTACATGGTCGGAATGGCACGTCGAAAACTACGTGCGCAAGCACGCAATACTGCGCCAGCACCTCCCGCCCTCGCTGCTGCTCGCTCTGAAGTTCTCCGGCAACGTGCGTGGTGCTCTTCGTCGGGCCAAGGGGCTCGGGCGGAAAGAGCCGGTGCCGTCAGGCCTCTGA
- a CDS encoding globin translates to MTEPQQTFYDAVGGADTFHKLTAKFYEEVAKDEIVRPLYPEEDLAPAERRMRMFLEQYWGGPRTYSDERGHPRLRMRHAGFQIGPIERDAWLRCMHIAIASIDDTVLDETHRAQLVDYMEMAANSMVNSAF, encoded by the coding sequence ATGACCGAACCGCAGCAGACCTTCTATGACGCGGTCGGCGGCGCGGACACGTTCCACAAGCTCACGGCCAAGTTCTACGAGGAAGTGGCCAAGGACGAGATTGTTCGACCGCTGTATCCGGAGGAAGACCTGGCACCCGCCGAAAGGCGAATGCGGATGTTCCTCGAACAGTACTGGGGCGGTCCCCGCACGTACTCCGACGAGCGCGGACACCCCCGTCTCCGCATGCGACATGCGGGCTTTCAGATTGGTCCGATCGAACGCGACGCGTGGTTACGATGCATGCACATCGCCATCGCGTCGATCGACGACACGGTTCTCGATGAGACTCACCGCGCGCAGCTGGTCGACTACATGGAGATGGCAGCGAATTCGATGGTGAACTCGGCCTTCTGA
- a CDS encoding mechanosensitive ion channel family protein translates to MSVFASSSSVHLSSLALDTRAFELTETGRDWLVDRPLQIAGYLVLAIVLRVLLHRLITRFTRRTVVESGKPPLLRPLRERAPASMRGAILSERRKQRAETIGSVLKSGVSVIVLTWFVLSVLAVVGVNVTPFIASAGIVGVALGFGAQNLVRDFLSGIFMLLEDQYGVGDVVDLGEAIGTVESVGLRVTTIRDVNGTVWYCRNGEVLRVGNMSQGFAVAVLDLPVAHTANLDEACKVAEKTALDVVTSGAFEGDLLGDPEMLGVNAVSSDTVTIRITVKTRPGVQWAVQRRLHREILQAFDDAGIKAPYPQGRQGGVVADLAK, encoded by the coding sequence GTGTCTGTTTTTGCTTCGAGCTCATCCGTCCACCTGTCATCACTCGCCCTCGACACACGGGCGTTCGAACTGACCGAAACAGGCCGGGACTGGTTGGTGGACAGACCTTTACAGATCGCCGGCTATCTCGTACTCGCGATCGTGCTCCGGGTACTGCTGCACCGACTGATCACCCGCTTCACTCGGCGGACCGTCGTCGAATCCGGCAAACCGCCTCTGCTGCGCCCCTTGCGCGAACGCGCACCAGCGTCCATGCGAGGGGCGATTCTGTCGGAACGACGCAAGCAACGCGCCGAAACAATCGGTTCGGTCCTCAAGTCCGGCGTGTCCGTCATCGTGCTGACGTGGTTCGTACTGTCCGTGCTTGCCGTGGTCGGGGTCAATGTGACCCCCTTCATCGCCTCGGCAGGAATCGTCGGCGTTGCCCTCGGTTTCGGCGCGCAGAATCTCGTCCGCGACTTCCTGTCGGGGATATTCATGCTCTTGGAGGACCAATACGGAGTCGGCGATGTCGTGGACCTGGGTGAAGCAATCGGAACCGTAGAAAGCGTCGGACTGCGCGTGACGACCATTCGCGACGTCAACGGCACGGTCTGGTACTGCCGCAACGGCGAAGTTCTTCGGGTGGGAAACATGAGTCAGGGGTTCGCCGTCGCCGTTCTGGACCTACCGGTAGCCCACACTGCCAATCTCGACGAGGCATGCAAGGTAGCCGAGAAGACCGCACTCGACGTTGTCACGTCCGGTGCTTTCGAGGGTGACTTGTTGGGCGACCCGGAGATGCTGGGCGTCAACGCCGTGAGTTCGGATACCGTCACCATTCGAATTACTGTCAAGACGAGGCCTGGTGTGCAGTGGGCGGTACAGCGACGTTTGCATCGCGAAATTCTCCAGGCGTTCGACGACGCCGGAATCAAAGCACCGTATCCACAAGGCCGACAGGGTGGCGTCGTTGCCGACCTGGCAAAGTAG
- a CDS encoding HNH endonuclease, whose amino-acid sequence MKNKQHRHRQLLPTDVHDTADQRERISGASPLHVVSPGEDSVPAWVKRRVLLLNATFEPLTALPMRRAVVLLVCNKADVVHDDPSGPYIRSADFSVQVPSVIRLRTFVRVPYRARVPMTRAALMHRDRFRCAYCGAKAETVDHVIPRSRGGEHSWENCVACCAPCNHRKADKMLSELGWALRAQLVPPKGPHWRLLASNKELDPSWLAYLGEGAA is encoded by the coding sequence ATGAAGAACAAGCAACACCGTCATCGACAACTCCTGCCCACCGATGTTCACGACACCGCAGACCAGCGGGAACGGATATCGGGGGCTTCTCCACTGCACGTTGTATCTCCTGGCGAGGACTCCGTTCCTGCCTGGGTCAAGCGCCGGGTGCTGCTTCTGAATGCCACCTTCGAGCCGCTGACCGCCCTGCCGATGCGTCGCGCAGTGGTTCTGCTCGTTTGCAACAAGGCCGATGTCGTCCACGACGACCCGTCGGGGCCATACATCCGCTCGGCCGACTTCTCGGTCCAGGTGCCGTCGGTGATCCGACTGAGAACCTTCGTCCGTGTGCCGTACCGGGCGAGAGTCCCGATGACCCGGGCCGCGCTCATGCACCGCGATCGATTCCGATGCGCGTACTGCGGCGCGAAGGCGGAGACCGTCGACCACGTGATTCCACGTAGTCGAGGGGGCGAGCATTCATGGGAAAACTGTGTTGCGTGTTGTGCCCCGTGCAACCACCGCAAAGCCGACAAGATGCTCAGTGAGCTGGGTTGGGCGCTCCGCGCGCAACTCGTTCCGCCGAAAGGGCCACACTGGCGACTGCTGGCGAGCAACAAGGAACTCGATCCGTCGTGGTTGGCCTACCTGGGTGAAGGTGCGGCCTGA